CATGAGGTTTTCTGAAATTGACCTTGGCAGCCGATGTTGAAGCTTCAGGTTTCTATTGGCTGCCATGAATGACAATAAATTCTATTTCATGTTGAGATTGGACAACATTGGAGTATGGATACTgcaaaaaatattgattgattgttagaaaataattaaataattgatacatgttaatgttgatacataaacatgatgtatcagaaacattaaTCCTTCATACATGAGAAACTGATAGAAAAACAACATTATCTAATACATAAATGCAGATGTATCATGAGATGTAattcttgatacattataatttgatacataagataGAGTTTTCATGAGCTGTAAATACTGATAAATGagtttctgatacatacaattatatgtatcaaaaaggttatataaagtatatgtatcagatacattatatcttgatatatttatatccttatacataaatatatgagctgatacatctactttatgaatcaaattatactGTATCAAGATCATGaatatataatgtatcttaGATTTTATGTATAATGAATCAGTGCATAAAGGAATAATATTCAAAGCATGTACCTCACTGAAAATGGTAGACATGAAGGTCTCAAATTTTGGCTTCACAGCGACAACACGCCAGTtaagaattctgggaattttatAACCCACTCTTACAGCAATTTCAGAGGGAACTTGAGATGCACATTCATATATCCAAATATTCAGAGCGTATGGCATGCCGCCTAGACGATACATCTGTTTGGCATTTGAAAACTTCTGACGCAtttcttttatcaattttgAAAATGCTATTTTCCCCCATGGATATTGCTCATACCTAccatcttaaaatcatcaactgatataggtgcatcacctagttgagaaaaaacaaaagtgtggatgaaatagagaatGGTCATCTGAACAGCGTCTTCATTTGTTTTTCATCCTCCAACTAGAAAACGCTCAATGAAACGAGCTTTGTTGACCCCATTTTTGGCACCaggaaaatataaagacaatAATCTACTTGTTTGATCATCAAAATACCAAAAGTCATTGATATTACCGGTACATCGCAAACCAGTAATGATAGCAATTCATTTATTGTAAAACATAGTATATTACCCTCACATGACGAATGTGcaattcttctttgtttttttggtctacctcaagaagtaagaggcatttgatgatttgcccttGAAAATTACAGTTTGGCATATCTAAGTAGTGACCAAATTGGATTgcctaaataactttataccttcttcacctattgatgattcaaaatcatcaagaaaattagccctatatgccgttccgaatctcaatgggtgggatgggatcttcttgatgacgtatttcattccctacattgacatgaaaatggttaaatacaacttgaactttatacataaatacgatgtatcatatgcattaaaatatctgatgcatgagatgagattctgatacatacagaagatatATTAGAAACAGTTATATATtacattctgatacataaatgtagaagtatcagaattattaaaacttgaaacataaaaaaatgacacttacacatgatgtatcagaaatagtaaatctccaaaaaaatgcatttgaaaaaaatattatgtatctgatatataaatgcattaaaacttgaaataacagatATTGAGACttaaagatgatgtatcagaaatagtaattctcaaaaaattgcatttgaaacagacattatgtatctgatacataaatgtagatgtatcagaatcattaaaacttgaaataacagaaaCTGAGACTTTaacataatgtatcagaaatagtaaatctcaaaaaaatgcatttgaaaaagacattatgtatctgatacataaataatatatatcagcttcagtaaaacttgaaacaacataaaatgacacttaaatatgatgtatcagaaatagtaaatctccaaaaaaattgcatttgaaaaagacattatgtatctgatacataaatgtatatgtatcagaatcattaaaaattaaaacaacagaaactgacacttaaacatgatgtatcagaaatagtaaatctccaaaaaaattccttttaaaaagacattatgtatctgatacataaatgatatgtatcagaatcattaaaaccttcacaaaattttcattctaaaacaaaaaacttaattgaacccatacctttgggagattagggcgtattgtaaccccttcaatcttgttgtctatttctttgggtgcatgtttaactgtatctttcgacttcaatttctcatgtagcttattcatcactgctggatcgttacgatTTTTGGATCTAACTTtgtcgtaaccttcccaagacgaaTCAGAACCATGAGAAATAAGAATTCCTTAATTTTTATtgactgtttgagaccatgaacggattccatatgtatcattgaaggtatgagaaacaaaaattgaaagatttacagaaaaaagcaaatgataaaaatttagaagatttttcaaagattttcagaagaaatcaaaatatagaaattttaggagaaattagattgaatgaggatgaagtgaaattccatataaggaaagattaaaatataccttagttacaaccttgaaattgattaacgGTTGAAGAGTATCAAATTAACTAGAGCAAATTAGGGCAAGGATGAAGGAAGAGACGGATGTATCAGTGAGGtatagagagaaagaaaaaagagggaatttagaaattttttagTGTATAAgggaataaaagtaaatatagtaggggaatatgtgtaaaagggtaatttacCCTTTTAAAAAAGTAGAATAAAAACACTTTATGGACACTGCTTAAATGCTTAGTCAAAAGaccaaattatttttaattttaactagagaagtattgaaaataCTTATAAATTTGACgtgaattattaattttattttcgaATCATTGTTAGTCTTAATAACACTTATCTACTTGACTAACTGAATTTAAATACACCTTCAATCTTACAACATGAAGTAAATATAAATTCTCGTCAAGTTTAAGGGTGTTTTAAacatttttctcaattttttattaAGATATTCATACTCCTATAAGAGTTTGAGACATGCTATATCGTATGACAGATTAACAGTGTATTTAAGTTCAATTAATCAAGTAGTATTAAGAGATATTTTTAAGCTATCAATAGTTCGAAGACGAAACTAATAATGTACGTCAAATTGACCGATGTTTTCAATATtctctcaattttatttttggtgacCCTAAACAGACACGTTGATCTCAATCTATACTCACTTTATTATAAGGTAAAATGGTCTGATGGATCTCTATATTTGTATAAGtttgtattttaaattcttctatttaattctTTATCAACTGAACCTTTGAACtcaataaaatttaatattttaaacccTTTTCTCATTCAATTAGGGTATGTGTAATACAACTTACTACACGtgaaattcacatcattttttaATGACAcatcaaaaattatatattaaaaataaataatatagaaAAGCGGCTATTTCTCactcttttttctctctctcattGTACCTCCTATCCCCTCTGTTCTCTTCTTCGTCGCCCCCACCCCCCAAATCCATACCCACCTCTGACTCCCACCCTTTCCATCTTCTTTACCCCCAAAACTTTTCTTAAGCACAAAAACTCACCAGCCACGAGTCTTCCAATGATTGTTTTGACAAAAATTGATCGTTTGAAAATGGTAACTTATTCTTTTGaatcttatttttttgagaatgaagGAAATCAAATTTGAAGAGACACAAAATTTTGGGAATTTTCTGTATATCATTGCATACTGTATCTGTATCTATTTATACAAATACCTAATGAATAAACtattaaataaaacaaaaaatccTATACATATTTGTGCTCCTCTTATTGGTCTAATGGATAACAAACTAACTAATTTTTGTTTCTATGTACAGGTTTCACTTGACTGAGGTGTATGGTCCAGATTTAATCCATCAAACTACTTTCAATGGCTGTGATACAATCTTGGACATTGAATGGCTGTGATGCAATCTCATATATTCAATGGCTCTGATGCAATCTTGGACAATCAATGGTCCTGATGCAATGTGTCCACTATCTTGGACACATAAAAGAAGACTCTAGAAGTCTTCTGGCTTTCTAAAGTGTTGTCcgttcattttcttcttctttttctttcatctttctcttcatcttcatcttgaactTGAAGCTTCAGAGATGGCTCCATGCCAACATCCCCCTCAAGTTGGGGGGAAGAGTCATAACACCCAACTTATCCATGAGATCTCGGTGAGAAGCCCCACAGAGAGGCTTGGTAAACAGATCTGCAAGCTGATGGTAAGAGGGAACAAAATGAAGCGAAATCAGACCAAAGAGAAATTGTTGACGCAGGAAGTGACAATCCAAATCAACGTGTTTCGTGCGTTATTCCGAGCGATATGAATAGCTATCTGCCTATCAGAATGAAGTGGAATAGGCAGAGAGGGAGGAGTAGAGAGGTCATCCAGGAGGCTCACTAACCAAGTAAGCTCCGTTGTAACTCGTCTTATCGATCTATACTCTGCTTCGACAGAAGAGAGGGAAATAGACATCtgtttctttgatttccatGAAATAGGAGCACCTCCCAGTGTAATAAAGAAACCACAAACTGATCTCCGACTGTCCTTGCAGAAAGCCCAGTCGACGTCGCAAAAAGCAAGTAGATCATAAGAGGGCGTAGATGATAGAAGAATACCTTGGCCTGGGTCTTCCCTAAGATAACGAAGTACCCTCTGAGCAGCTGAGAAATGTGAAAGACAATGCTGTTGCATGTATTGACTAAGGCATAGAATGGCATAGGAGAGATCAGGTCTAGTATGAgtcaaaaaattcaattttccaACTAAATGCCGATATTCAGTGGGGTTGTCCAATAAAGGTCCATCATCAGCTTGCAACTTCATGTAAGGGTCAAGAGGTGAGGATACACTTGAACCAGTGCAGTCAAATTCCTTAAGGAGATTCATAGTAAATTGTCGTTGACTGATAATGAAGCCTGAGGCTTCCCTGATTATTTCCATACCTAGAAAATAGTTGATATCACCCAACATTTTGACTTGAAATTCAGCATTAAGAAAGTGAGTAACATCAAGAATTTTGGAAATAGCATCACCTGTGAGTAAAATGTCATCCACATACACTGAGATAATAGAAATAAGACCACCAGTAGTCTTAAAAAACAGAGAATAATCATTTAAAGAACTAGTATATCCTTTGAAACTCAAAGCTCCTGCAAGTCTAGCATACCACTGTCGAGATGCTTCCTTAAGACCATACAAAGACTTCTTGAGAAAACAAACATGCCTAGGTGAAGGAGGTTCCAAACCTTCTGAGAATCTCATATATACCTCCTCTTGTAATTCACCATGTAAAAATGCATTATTGACATCAAGTTGAGATAGAGATAGATTTTGTAGGCTCATTAGCAAGATCAAATAGTGGAAAAAGAGTCTCACCTGAATTAGGAATTTTGGCAAAAGGGTAGTACTCTTCATGAAACTTTACATTCCTAAAAACAAACACTTTCCTGGTTTCTATATCCAGAACTTTCTACCCCTTTTGAGTCTGAGAATATCCCCAAAAAATACATGTTTTAGCTCTAGGTTGGAATTTGTCTCTCTGTTGTGCTAGACTAGAAATAAAACATAAACATCCAAAACACTTAAAATTGTTGTAGGATGGTCATTTTTTGAAAAGAACTTGATATGTGGATTTGTTCATCAAGACCTTAGTAGGCAGTCTATTAATGAGATGAGTGGCAGTGAGTATACACTCACCCTAGTATTGAATAGGAACTTTAGACTGGAAATATAACTCTCTTGCTATTTCCAAAAGATGTCTATGCTTCCTCTCAACAattccattttgttgaggtgtagCTACACAAGATGTCTTATGAATGATCCCTGTTGATTTGAGATAAGCAACCTCTAGTGATCCTTTTCCAAGCTCTAAGGCATTATCTGATCTTATccttttaacttttactttaaATTGTCTTTCCACCATTGACAAGAAATCTTTGAGAACTGGAAATGCATTAGATTTAGTTTTCAGGAGAAAAGTTCATGTCTCCCTACTATAGTCATCCACTATGGTTATTAAATAAGAATAATCATTGTAAGTAGCTTCCTTGAAGGGACCCCAAGTGTCAATGTggattaattcaaatattctctgtgttttgatgaaactcAATGGGAAAGGTAGTCTACTTTGTCTAGCTTGAGGACATATAGGACACACATAATTTGAGCAAGAAGGAAATTGAATGAAACTTAAGTTTTTCATTGCTGGAAAAGGTAGGTACCCTAGTATGATGTGCCACAATCTTACATTAGAAATAGTATTAGCATGCACACCAATAGAAGAAGTATTACATTATGTATTGGACACTAAAATAGAACTAGGAACAATTTTGGTAGCTACTGCCTTTGAAACTGAAACTACTTCCCTAGGAACTGTGGAATTTCCTCTTTTTTGAATAGAAAAGACTTCCTTGACTTGACTTGGCTCTAATTTAGTAGGCTTGAGTAGATAGAGTCCATCCCCTACTTCACCAAAAACTTGTTCCTTCCTCAAGAAAGAGTCCTATAACACACATCTAGTAAGAGTGAATAAAAGATCACATTGAAGTTGCACACACAATCTATGAACTGAAAGTAAGTTGTATTTAAAATTTGGGACAAGCAAGACATTATTCAGGGTCAGATTAGGGAGAACATAAACACTTCCCATATGTGTGACagaaattttaaaagaattggGCAAACTTATATTCAATGGTGCAGGCAAGGGCTTAAGAGTTAGAAAGGAATTAGGATTAAAACACATATGTTCTGAGGCCCCTGAATTAATGATCCAGGTGCTAGTGTTATATACTGCAAAGCATGATtctgaatattttaaaatagtacCAGCCATGGCATTGGCATTGACAGCTGAACCTGATGAGTTTGAGTGGCTGAGTTTCATTTCCTTTAACACCTGCTGGACTATTTCATTGTATTGTTCTTTGCTAAATTGATTTCCCTAGTTAGTGGTGAATTGAGTTGATTGAGCAGTAGGTGTGGAGTTTATGTTCTCAGCTTCTTCATTTCCTATAGCAACATTTTCTCTGATATTGTGTCCATACTCTTTGGACTTGGTGAATTCAAAATCTTCAGGGAAACCATGAAGTCTGAAGCAGTCATCATGTACATGTCCTATCTTCTTACAGTAAGTACAATAAACATTAGAGTTGTATTTTGCTCTCCTCTGTTTGAACCTCTGGCTAACTCCTCCTCTTGTAGGTTTAGCAGCATTGTGTCCATTCAAATGAAGACTGTTTCCTCCCTTGTTAAGTTGATTACCAGGTTTGTAGTTTCCCTTCATTCTCCCAGAAACTATAAAGGAACCAGAATCAGTTGGGATGCTGAAAGCAGTAACACTAGCCTCTTTTTGATTTTCATCTTGAAGTAGCAAAGAATAGGCAGCATCCATTGATGGTAATGGATTCATCATGATAATGGTACTCCTAGCTTGAGCATAAGCATCTTTGAGGCCCAAAAGAAAGTGAATTAACTTTTGATCTTCTAGTGACTTCATTAGCTTACCCTTACCATCACATAGACAAACACAAGTGCAATATGAAGCAAGGTTAAGAGAATCTAGCTCATCCCATATCTTTTTAAGCTTGGTAAAATACCTAGCTATGTTATTGTTACCCTACACTATGGTTGATAATTCCttctgaagttgatggagtttagCTCCATCCTGCTTTCCAAATCTTTATTCCAAACTATCCCATAGCTCTTTAGCTGTTTTCGAGTAAATAACACTATCTCTAATATCTAGAGACAGTGCATTCAAAAGCCATgctattatcatatcatttacACAACTCCATTGTTCATAATCTTTAGATGTTGGTTCTGGTGCTTTAATGCAACCATTGATAAAATCTAATTTCTTCTTTGCAGACAAGGCGATGAAGATTGATCTTCTCTATCCTGAAAAACCTCTTCCATCAAATATAGAGTGAATGAGATTCATCCCAGGAGAATCTGAAGGATTGATGTGATATGGGTGGACTACATCATAAGTCACCATGGTGTTATTTGCAGTATCAGCAACAGATGCAGCATTGTCACCCATTTCTGCTTAGCCTTTTGTGAGTAAGGTGAAGCTGTGACAACAGTAATGAAGATGATGATACAGAAATTGAGAGGTGGATCAAGAttactgctctgataccatgaaggaAATCAAAATTGAAGAGACACAAAATTTTGGGAATTTTCTGTATATCATTGCATACTGTATCTGTATCTATTTATACAAATACCTAATGAATAAACtattaaataaaacaaaaaaaatcctaTACATATTTGTGCTCCTCTTATTGGTCTAATGGACAACAAACTAactaatttttgtttttatgcATAGGTTTCACTTAACTGAGGTGTATGGTCCAGATTTAATCCATCAAACTACTTTCAATGGTTGTGATACAATCTTGGACATTGAATGGCTCTGATGCAATCTCAAATATTCAATAGCTCTGATGCAATTTTGGACAATCAATGGTCCTGATGCAATGTGTCCACTATCTTGGACACATAAAAGAAGACTCTAGAAGTCTTTGGCTTTCTGAAGTGTTGTCtgttcattttcttcttcttcttctttcctctTTCTCTTCATCTTGAACTTGAAGCTTCAGAGATGGATCCATGCCAACAGAGAAACAGATATAAAGATAGAGAGCTTTTTTTGGTAGTGAggcaaaatgaaaaaaatagggAGAAGAAAGAATGGTTGTTGAGGATAAATTTTTGGTTGAGAGAAGTAGTTTTGTGAtttgatcttttaattttaGAGAGAAGTTTGCTCAAATCATGTAACCCAATTTTGATTCGAAGACAAATAAATCAGTCCAGAGAATCATTAAAcaaaaaatggatttgaacatttatttctttttaatatcCTATAACCCATTTTTGATTTGATCTTTCAATGAGagaaattttcttcttcttcttttcaatTGGTATGTTTGTTGTGGGTTGTTTGAAGAATAagcaaattttttaaaaaaaatagagtgagattgcaaaaaaaaatagtgGAAATCTATAGGTGGTGCCGTGACGGTAAGCCAGCGAGCTAATTTTCTTTCACAGGAAATGAGAAGCGGAAggggatattttttttttctgattatatgtaaaacaaatttaattatttcctaaaattttatttcatgatatgtCTCGACCTCTCACACTCTTAATATGGGTGATTTACACACATTTTTCCAACTCATCAATTTTGTTGTCGGAATCTTGATCAACAattaaaagaatttaaaatattgagtttttgagtaaataaaagaatttaaaatacaaattcATATGAATTCGCTATTTTGCCTTATTATAATATTagaagaaaggggaaaaaattAGTACAAATCATGTTCACACCCTATATAATATGGTCCCCGCAAACATTGATGTGATCTATATAGAGGATTACTACTCCCATCTGACAAAGACAAACAAAAAAGCTCTAGAGAAGCCATGAGAGTAGCAGCTCACTCCAATCGTTTCTGGTTCCTTctcttcatcctcttcttctCCATCTCCCTCTCCTCCATTTATGGATCCGTAAGCTACCTATCTAATATTAGATACGCATGTCTTCGCTATTCTACGTTAACAGAATCGATATTCTTTTGATaatctgatttttttttatatattttgtgcAAATGCAGGAAGATGATTGTGTGTACACTGCATACATCCGAACTGGAAAAATCATAAAAGGCGGAACCGATTCGATTATCAGTTTAACTCTGTACGATGCAAACGGATATGGTATTCGAATCAACAACCTTGAGACTTGGGGTGGGATTATGGGCCCGGGTTACAACTATTTCGAGAGAGGAAATTTGGATATCTTCAGTGGCCGAGGCCCATGTTTGACGGCGCCGATCTGCAAAATGAACTTGACTTCCGATGGAACAGGTTCAGGCCATGGATGGTACTGTAACTACGTTGAGGTCACCGTCACCGGAATCCATAAGAAATGCAGCCAACAGTATTTCGAAGTGGAGCAATGGCTCGCAACTGATACGTCGCCTTATGAGCTCACTGCCATTAGAGATCTATGTAAGAAGACCAAGTTTGATGACCGTCGGCCGGTTACCGAAACTGAATCCATTCCACAAGTTTCTGTTATTTAACATACTTTTCTGTTTTACCCTTGTGAGTGTGAAATTTATCAGGGACAAGAATGGTATTTCAAGAGTGTCattgatgatttaatttgatgTAGTGTGATTATTGTGCGCTGGAATAACAAAGGAGCCTTTTTAATTTTGTGAACAGTAGGCCGTATTGCTTTggatttttatcattatttgtGTCCTACTGTGTTTTGTTTAGAATACTTGCACCGCCTcaattaatttatgtgataatttttattttttaagagaaaataatttaaatttaattagaaatttgtGCATGtaatctttaaatattttaaaataaaatttagatatttataaattatataaaatgtattataagtcacAATAATTGATAATTCAAACTAtctaaaagatatataaaaaatttatggtcaaaaataaatttgtttgaaaattaaaatt
This Solanum dulcamara chromosome 1, daSolDulc1.2, whole genome shotgun sequence DNA region includes the following protein-coding sequences:
- the LOC129891908 gene encoding uncharacterized mitochondrial protein AtMg00810-like — encoded protein: MRFSEGLEPPSPRHVCFLKKSLYGLKEASRQWYARLAGALSFKGYTSSLNDYSLFFKTTGGLISIISVYVDDILLTGDAISKILDVTHFLNAEFQVKMLGDINYFLGMEIIREASGFIISQRQFTMNLLKEFDCTGSSVSSPLDPYMKLQADDGPLLDNPTEYRHLVGKLNFLTHTRPDLSYAILCLSQYMQQHCLSHFSAAQRVLRYLREDPGQGILLSSTPSYDLLAFCDVDWAFCKDSRRSVCGFFITLGGAPISWKSKKQMSISLSSVEAEYRSIRRVTTELTWLVSLLDDLSTPPSLPIPLHSDRQIAIHIARNNARNTLIWIVTSCVNNFSLV
- the LOC129887393 gene encoding PLAT domain-containing protein 3-like, which produces MRVAAHSNRFWFLLFILFFSISLSSIYGSEDDCVYTAYIRTGKIIKGGTDSIISLTLYDANGYGIRINNLETWGGIMGPGYNYFERGNLDIFSGRGPCLTAPICKMNLTSDGTGSGHGWYCNYVEVTVTGIHKKCSQQYFEVEQWLATDTSPYELTAIRDLCKKTKFDDRRPVTETESIPQVSVI